A genomic window from Cryobacterium sp. SO2 includes:
- a CDS encoding helix-turn-helix domain-containing protein, with protein MSDPVSSASVGRFLTLADTAQILNVSVAAALDLVRTGELPAIRIGASGAWRVERVVLESYIEAKYEEARRMSLWEQSDFANIPELSEGRILRPESSADGDTGG; from the coding sequence ATGAGCGATCCCGTCTCCTCCGCATCCGTCGGTCGTTTTCTCACCCTCGCCGATACGGCTCAGATCCTGAATGTGTCCGTTGCCGCGGCCCTCGACCTGGTGCGCACCGGCGAGCTCCCCGCGATCAGGATCGGCGCCTCCGGCGCCTGGCGGGTGGAACGGGTCGTCCTCGAGTCGTATATCGAGGCGAAGTACGAGGAGGCACGCCGGATGTCGCTCTGGGAGCAGTCCGATTTCGCGAACATCCCCGAGCTGTCCGAGGGCCGGATACTGCGCCCGGAGTCCTCCGCCGACGGCGACACCGGCGGCTGA
- a CDS encoding WhiB family transcriptional regulator produces MDWRDKAACLTADPELFFPVGNTGPAVDQIEKAKSVCARCNVTEVCLQYALETGQDSGVWGGLSEDERRALKRRAARARRAS; encoded by the coding sequence ATGGACTGGCGCGATAAAGCTGCCTGCCTCACCGCTGACCCGGAACTCTTCTTCCCGGTTGGTAACACTGGTCCGGCAGTCGACCAGATCGAGAAGGCCAAGTCCGTGTGCGCCCGCTGCAACGTCACCGAGGTGTGCCTCCAGTACGCACTCGAGACCGGCCAGGACTCCGGCGTCTGGGGTGGCCTGAGCGAAGACGAGCGCCGTGCGCTCAAGCGTCGCGCCGCACGCGCCCGCCGCGCCTCCTAG
- a CDS encoding DUF5671 domain-containing protein: MTVTSSTAPARASAAPLVRRIVVYTILFVLVVLVASGLGDLLNRLADLATGTTLVGDTGGLAVSLTFTLIGGPLAGILGWFAWRRLADPAELNSLAWALYLVGMVTVAVVVAGTALLTAGAAAVTGDEFTAEATTGLVWAGVWAGHRFVLRRSSRRPTRLPGTAAVLGGTFGLVLGTGGAVTALTIVLDRALDGAPALAGDPWWFPAVQGLVWAVGGGLIWWWHWWHENGRHTSTPLAAVALVGVGILGGALLALAGTGTTLFVLLRLAVDRSEPLAALIDPLGLAVAAALVGGLVWVYHRGVVRLRPGPVREAASLVTSGIALVATATGIGVIVNALLAALTTPLAASDPRTLLLGGISSVLVGGPLWWVTWRPGTALDPRRRRSPGRGVYLVVVFGISAVVALITLLVIGFRLFDSVLGGDAGLLDRIRAPLGLLVATGLVAGYHFSVWRGDRAAAAGSAAAPLPAPPAPAVRPGIAELILIMGPGAEPVVAHLRELTGARVSYWQRTDAAPSAPVTLPTPGQVVEALAGVSGERVVLVVGADGALTVLPVTAGS; encoded by the coding sequence ATGACCGTGACCTCGTCGACGGCTCCGGCCCGGGCATCCGCCGCGCCGCTCGTGCGCAGGATCGTCGTGTACACGATCCTCTTCGTGCTCGTCGTGCTGGTGGCGAGCGGTCTGGGCGACCTGCTCAACCGGTTGGCCGACCTGGCCACGGGCACGACGCTTGTGGGCGACACCGGCGGCCTGGCCGTCTCGCTGACCTTCACCCTGATCGGCGGCCCGCTGGCCGGGATCCTGGGCTGGTTCGCCTGGCGCCGGTTGGCCGACCCGGCTGAACTGAACTCGCTGGCCTGGGCGTTGTATCTGGTCGGCATGGTCACGGTGGCCGTGGTCGTCGCCGGCACCGCGCTGCTCACGGCCGGCGCGGCCGCCGTGACCGGCGACGAGTTCACCGCGGAGGCCACGACAGGGCTGGTCTGGGCCGGCGTGTGGGCCGGGCACAGGTTCGTGCTGCGACGCAGCAGCAGGCGCCCGACCCGGCTCCCCGGCACCGCCGCGGTGCTGGGCGGCACGTTCGGACTGGTGCTCGGCACCGGCGGCGCCGTCACGGCGCTCACGATCGTGCTCGACAGGGCTCTTGACGGTGCTCCCGCCCTGGCCGGTGACCCGTGGTGGTTCCCGGCCGTGCAGGGTCTGGTCTGGGCGGTCGGCGGCGGACTCATCTGGTGGTGGCACTGGTGGCACGAGAACGGACGACACACCAGCACGCCTCTCGCCGCCGTGGCGCTGGTGGGCGTCGGCATCCTGGGCGGTGCCCTGCTGGCCCTGGCCGGTACCGGCACAACACTGTTCGTGCTGCTGCGACTCGCCGTGGACAGGTCGGAGCCGCTCGCCGCGCTCATCGATCCCCTCGGCCTGGCCGTCGCCGCCGCCCTGGTGGGTGGCCTGGTCTGGGTCTACCACCGCGGTGTGGTGCGCCTCCGGCCAGGCCCGGTGCGGGAGGCGGCGAGCCTGGTGACCAGCGGCATCGCCCTGGTCGCGACGGCAACGGGGATCGGTGTCATCGTGAACGCGCTCCTGGCCGCCCTGACGACTCCGCTCGCCGCGTCCGACCCCCGCACTCTGCTCCTCGGCGGGATCAGCTCTGTGCTGGTCGGCGGGCCGCTGTGGTGGGTCACCTGGCGTCCGGGCACGGCACTGGACCCCCGCCGCCGGCGCTCCCCCGGCCGTGGCGTGTACCTGGTGGTGGTGTTCGGCATCAGCGCCGTCGTCGCCCTGATCACCCTGCTCGTCATCGGCTTCCGCCTCTTCGATTCGGTTCTCGGCGGGGACGCCGGCCTGCTCGACCGCATCCGCGCGCCTCTCGGCCTGCTGGTGGCCACCGGCCTTGTCGCCGGGTACCACTTCAGCGTCTGGCGCGGCGACCGGGCCGCAGCCGCCGGCTCTGCCGCCGCACCCCTCCCCGCTCCGCCGGCGCCCGCGGTGAGACCCGGAATCGCCGAGCTGATCCTCATCATGGGCCCGGGAGCCGAGCCCGTCGTGGCGCACCTGCGAGAGCTCACCGGGGCCCGCGTCAGCTACTGGCAGCGCACCGATGCCGCTCCATCGGCGCCGGTCACGCTGCCGACGCCCGGCCAGGTCGTCGAGGCTCTCGCCGGCGTATCCGGGGAGCGGGTGGTGTTGGTGGTCGGGGCCGACGGCGCTCTCACCGTCCTCCCCGTCACCGCGGGCTCCTGA
- a CDS encoding SAF domain-containing protein → MRRGPDAGSGRPKTGAQTRTRFWFDPRFALGLVLVVASIAGVSVVVAGSDRTIAVYAARAPLAVGDSLDPADLVETRVSLGAADTLYLTPARLPADGLVVTRTITAGELIPASAVGTHAGTAVTSIVLDLSGRLSAGLTAGSTVDVWSAAPTEDGGFGPPSVLVGQAAIVRILEPTGLIQSDGARSVEVLVPKAKVAVVLQAVANEEAISLIAVNSPIGG, encoded by the coding sequence ATGAGACGAGGACCAGACGCCGGATCCGGCCGGCCGAAGACGGGCGCCCAGACCCGCACCCGATTCTGGTTCGACCCGCGCTTCGCGCTCGGCCTGGTGCTCGTCGTCGCATCCATCGCCGGGGTCAGTGTGGTGGTGGCGGGCAGCGACCGCACCATCGCCGTCTACGCGGCCAGGGCGCCGCTGGCCGTCGGGGACAGCCTCGACCCGGCCGATCTGGTGGAGACCAGGGTGAGCCTGGGCGCCGCCGACACGCTCTACTTGACCCCGGCCAGGCTCCCCGCCGACGGACTCGTCGTGACGCGCACCATCACAGCGGGTGAACTCATCCCGGCGTCGGCCGTGGGCACCCACGCGGGAACAGCGGTGACGAGCATCGTGCTCGACCTGAGCGGCCGGCTCTCGGCGGGGCTCACGGCCGGTTCGACCGTGGACGTCTGGTCGGCGGCGCCGACCGAGGACGGCGGATTCGGGCCGCCGTCGGTGCTGGTCGGGCAGGCGGCGATCGTGCGGATCCTGGAACCGACGGGCCTCATCCAATCGGACGGCGCCAGGTCGGTGGAGGTTCTCGTGCCCAAGGCGAAGGTCGCCGTGGTGCTGCAGGCCGTGGCGAACGAGGAGGCGATCTCCCTGATCGCCGTGAACAGCCCGATCGGCGGTTGA
- the secA gene encoding preprotein translocase subunit SecA, producing MASILEKVLRVGEGRILRRLESYAKAINALEDDFGTLSDEELKNETVQLRERYSGGESLDDLLPEAFAAVREASTRTLGLRHFDVQLMGGAALHLGNIAEMKTGEGKTLVATTAAYLNAITSRGVHVITVNDYLASYQSELMGRVFRALGMTTGCIVSGQTPAQRREQYACDITYGTNNEFGFDYLRDNMAWQASDMVQRGHYFAIVDEVDSILIDEARTPLIISGPASGEANRWFTEFASLAKRLVVDEDFEVDEKKRTVGVLEPGIEKVEDYLGIDNLYESANTPLISFLNNAIKANALFKKDKDYVVMNGEVLIVDEHTGRILMGRRYNEGIHQAIEAKEGVAVKAENQTLATVTLQNYFRLYSKISGMTGTAETEAAEFMSTYKLGVVAIPTNKPMQRIDQSDLIYKNEEAKFGQVVEDIVERHEKGQPVLVGTTSVEKSEYLSRLLAKKGVRHEVLNAKNHAREAAIVAQAGRLGSVTVATNMAGRGTDVMLGGNAEFLAVAAMNAKGLSPVETPDEYESEWDDVFAGVKAEVATEAEKVIAAGGLYVLGTERHESRRIDNQLRGRSGRQGDPGESRFYLSLTDDLMRLFNAGAAESLMGRQGVPDDMAIESKVVSRAIRSAQSQVEGRNAEIRKNVLKYDDVLNRQREAIYGDRRHILEGDDLHERTQHFLEDVIDEVLDVHTGEGNGDDWDFDALWTELKTLYPVGLTIDEVISEAGNKGKINRDFMRREIISDAKVAYSRREESLGAPAMRELERRVVLSVIDRRWREHLYEMDYLKDGIGLRAMAQRDPLVEYQREGFAMFQQMMGQIREETVGFLFNLEVEVSQGAGAVDAPVVAAKGLTPPAETAEGKLSFTAPSDSGGVEVRNQRGQIQQAATDRARRAAVTAAPVEAEPAAPAGPPQRGAFGQRAESDKPVPVNRAERRTQGKKK from the coding sequence GTGGCCTCAATCCTGGAAAAAGTTCTTCGTGTTGGCGAGGGGCGCATTCTGCGCCGGCTCGAGAGCTATGCGAAGGCCATCAATGCGCTGGAAGACGACTTCGGCACCCTCAGCGATGAGGAACTGAAGAACGAAACCGTGCAGTTGCGTGAGCGGTACTCGGGTGGCGAGTCTCTGGACGACTTGCTGCCCGAGGCCTTCGCGGCTGTGCGCGAAGCATCCACCCGTACCCTGGGCTTGCGTCACTTCGACGTGCAGCTGATGGGCGGGGCAGCGCTGCACCTCGGCAACATCGCCGAGATGAAGACCGGTGAGGGCAAGACCCTGGTGGCCACGACGGCCGCCTACCTCAACGCGATCACCAGCCGTGGCGTTCACGTCATCACGGTGAACGACTACCTGGCCAGCTACCAGAGTGAGCTGATGGGCCGCGTGTTCCGCGCCCTCGGCATGACCACGGGCTGCATCGTCTCCGGGCAGACCCCGGCGCAGCGCCGTGAGCAGTACGCCTGCGACATCACCTACGGCACGAACAACGAGTTCGGCTTCGACTACCTGCGCGACAACATGGCGTGGCAGGCCAGCGACATGGTTCAGCGCGGCCACTACTTCGCCATCGTCGACGAGGTCGACTCGATCCTCATCGACGAGGCCCGCACCCCGCTGATCATCTCCGGTCCGGCATCCGGCGAGGCGAACCGCTGGTTCACCGAGTTCGCCAGCCTCGCCAAGCGCCTCGTCGTCGACGAGGACTTCGAGGTCGACGAGAAGAAGCGCACTGTCGGTGTGCTCGAACCCGGCATCGAAAAGGTCGAGGACTACCTCGGCATCGACAACCTCTACGAGTCCGCGAACACCCCGCTGATCTCGTTTCTGAACAACGCCATCAAGGCCAACGCCCTGTTCAAGAAGGACAAGGACTACGTCGTGATGAACGGCGAGGTGCTCATCGTCGACGAGCACACCGGCCGCATCCTGATGGGCCGCCGCTACAACGAGGGCATCCACCAGGCGATCGAGGCCAAGGAGGGTGTCGCGGTCAAGGCCGAGAACCAGACCCTGGCCACCGTGACCCTGCAGAACTACTTCCGCCTGTACTCGAAGATCTCCGGCATGACCGGAACCGCCGAGACCGAGGCCGCCGAGTTCATGAGCACCTACAAGCTCGGCGTTGTCGCGATCCCCACCAACAAGCCGATGCAGCGCATCGACCAGTCCGACCTGATCTACAAGAACGAAGAGGCCAAGTTCGGCCAGGTCGTCGAAGACATCGTCGAGCGCCACGAGAAGGGCCAGCCGGTCCTCGTCGGCACCACGAGTGTCGAGAAGAGCGAGTACCTGTCGCGCCTGCTGGCGAAGAAGGGCGTGCGCCACGAGGTTCTCAACGCGAAGAACCACGCTCGTGAGGCCGCCATCGTCGCCCAGGCCGGTCGTCTCGGCTCGGTCACCGTCGCGACGAACATGGCCGGCCGCGGCACCGACGTGATGCTCGGCGGCAACGCCGAGTTCCTCGCCGTCGCCGCCATGAACGCCAAGGGCCTGAGCCCGGTGGAGACGCCGGACGAATACGAGAGCGAGTGGGACGACGTCTTCGCGGGCGTCAAGGCCGAGGTCGCCACCGAGGCCGAAAAGGTCATCGCGGCCGGCGGACTCTACGTGCTCGGCACCGAGCGCCACGAGTCCCGCCGCATCGACAACCAGCTCCGCGGCCGCAGCGGCCGCCAGGGTGACCCGGGCGAGAGCCGGTTCTACCTGTCGCTGACCGACGACCTGATGCGCCTGTTCAACGCCGGTGCCGCCGAAAGCCTGATGGGCCGCCAGGGCGTCCCGGACGACATGGCGATCGAATCCAAGGTCGTCAGCCGCGCCATCCGCAGCGCCCAGTCACAGGTCGAGGGCCGCAACGCCGAGATCCGCAAGAACGTCCTCAAGTACGACGACGTGCTCAACCGCCAGCGCGAAGCGATCTACGGCGATCGCCGTCACATCCTCGAGGGTGACGACCTGCACGAGCGCACCCAGCACTTCCTGGAAGACGTCATCGACGAGGTGCTCGATGTGCACACCGGTGAGGGCAACGGCGACGACTGGGACTTCGACGCGCTCTGGACCGAGCTGAAGACCCTCTACCCGGTGGGCCTGACCATCGACGAGGTCATCTCCGAGGCTGGGAACAAGGGCAAGATCAACCGGGACTTCATGCGCCGGGAGATCATCTCCGACGCCAAGGTCGCCTACAGCCGTCGCGAGGAGTCCCTCGGGGCGCCCGCCATGCGCGAACTCGAACGCCGCGTCGTGCTCTCCGTGATCGACCGTCGCTGGCGTGAGCACCTCTACGAGATGGACTACCTCAAGGACGGCATCGGCCTGCGCGCGATGGCGCAGCGCGACCCGCTGGTGGAGTACCAGCGTGAGGGTTTCGCGATGTTCCAGCAGATGATGGGACAGATCCGCGAGGAGACCGTCGGCTTCCTGTTCAACCTCGAGGTCGAGGTGTCCCAGGGCGCCGGAGCCGTGGATGCCCCCGTCGTGGCCGCCAAGGGCCTGACTCCGCCCGCGGAGACCGCAGAGGGCAAGCTGAGCTTCACCGCGCCGAGCGACTCCGGCGGGGTCGAGGTGCGCAACCAGCGCGGCCAGATCCAGCAGGCCGCAACGGACCGTGCCCGCCGCGCTGCCGTCACCGCCGCGCCCGTCGAGGCCGAACCGGCCGCGCCGGCCGGTCCGCCGCAGCGCGGAGCCTTCGGCCAGCGCGCCGAGTCGGACAAGCCGGTTCCGGTGAACCGCGCGGAGCGTCGCACCCAGGGCAAGAAGAAGTAA
- a CDS encoding ABC transporter substrate-binding protein, whose translation MKTSVTAAIIAAGALVLTGCAASPSSETSADSIEIGSLYEPQNLDNTAGGGQGITEAFNGNVYEGLFSLADDGTVAPLLASGYTMSDDGLSYTFTLRDDVTFHSGEPLTSADVASSIARVTVEDSQSARKSSLAAISDVATPDEHTVVITLATRSISLPYLLSYVWISGADATDLQSSEDGTGPYTLDEWKRGSSLSLSAWDGYWGDAPKSDEVVFNYFTDATALSNALLTNQIDIVTSVQSPDALSQFEDNADYVVSDGDSTTKELLVFNDRVAPFDNVDVRKALYSAIDREKLLDSIWGGYGTLIGSMVPPTDPWYEDLSDTNPYDVSLATDLLASAGYADGFEFTLDTPTYDPHPAVAEFIKSELAKVGVTVTINPISSDEWYTKVFKDQDFTATLQEHVNDRDVVWYGNPDFYWGYNNPQVTQWVAEAEQSGTEAEQTATLKKVNEQIAADAASVWLYLYPQIVVASSDLEGYPVNGLNSQFYVYDIEAK comes from the coding sequence GTGAAAACATCCGTCACCGCCGCCATCATCGCCGCCGGAGCCCTCGTCCTGACCGGCTGCGCCGCGTCGCCGAGCTCCGAGACCTCGGCCGACAGCATCGAGATCGGCTCGCTGTACGAGCCGCAGAACCTCGACAACACGGCCGGAGGCGGCCAGGGCATCACCGAGGCATTCAACGGCAACGTCTACGAGGGGCTGTTCTCGCTCGCCGACGACGGCACCGTCGCACCGCTGCTCGCGTCCGGCTACACAATGAGCGACGACGGCCTCAGCTACACGTTCACCCTCCGCGACGACGTCACCTTCCACTCCGGGGAGCCGCTCACAAGCGCCGACGTCGCCTCGAGCATCGCCAGGGTCACGGTGGAGGACTCGCAGTCCGCCCGCAAGTCGAGCCTGGCGGCCATCAGCGACGTCGCGACCCCCGACGAGCACACCGTCGTCATCACCCTGGCCACCCGCTCCATCTCGCTGCCGTACCTGCTCAGCTACGTCTGGATCTCCGGCGCCGACGCGACCGACCTGCAGAGCTCGGAGGACGGCACCGGCCCGTACACGCTGGACGAGTGGAAGCGCGGCAGCTCGCTGAGCCTGTCCGCGTGGGACGGCTACTGGGGCGACGCCCCGAAGTCCGACGAGGTGGTCTTCAACTACTTCACCGACGCCACCGCGCTGAGCAACGCGCTGCTGACCAACCAGATCGACATCGTCACGAGCGTGCAGAGCCCGGATGCCCTGAGCCAGTTCGAGGACAACGCCGACTACGTCGTGAGCGACGGCGACTCGACCACCAAGGAGCTGCTCGTCTTCAACGACCGGGTCGCCCCGTTCGACAACGTCGATGTGCGCAAGGCCCTGTACTCGGCCATCGACCGGGAGAAGCTGCTGGACTCCATCTGGGGCGGCTACGGCACCCTGATCGGGTCGATGGTGCCGCCGACCGACCCCTGGTACGAGGACCTCAGCGACACCAACCCCTACGACGTCTCCCTGGCCACGGACCTGTTGGCCTCGGCCGGCTACGCCGACGGCTTCGAGTTCACGCTCGACACCCCCACCTACGACCCGCACCCCGCCGTCGCCGAGTTCATCAAGAGCGAACTGGCCAAGGTGGGCGTGACCGTCACGATCAACCCGATCAGCTCCGACGAGTGGTACACCAAGGTGTTCAAGGACCAGGACTTCACGGCCACCCTGCAGGAGCACGTCAACGACCGCGACGTGGTCTGGTACGGCAACCCCGACTTCTACTGGGGCTACAACAACCCCCAGGTGACCCAGTGGGTGGCGGAGGCCGAACAGTCCGGCACCGAGGCCGAACAGACCGCGACACTGAAGAAGGTCAACGAGCAGATCGCCGCGGATGCCGCCAGCGTCTGGCTGTACCTCTACCCGCAGATCGTCGTCGCGAGCAGCGACCTCGAGGGCTACCCGGTCAACGGGCTCAACTCGCAGTTCTACGTCTACGACATCGAGGCGAAGTAG
- the raiA gene encoding ribosome-associated translation inhibitor RaiA, which produces METNIVGRNLGITDRFREYATEKAEKIAGLAEKALALEIKVSRHTEKSGAAGNDRVELTLIGKGPIVRAEAEGSDKYAAFDIALGRLLERVRRAKDRRKVHRGGAHRPTSLHEASASGFAVIDIVPADGDTLERVRTGAIQVVPDDAQVAADEADEAEEVYSPVVIRRKVFAAAPMTVDDALYFMELVGHDFYLFQDAETHRPSVVYRRKGWDYGVIELDDNAVDARALASVASESGY; this is translated from the coding sequence ATGGAAACTAACATCGTTGGACGCAACCTGGGGATCACTGATCGCTTCCGGGAATATGCGACGGAGAAGGCCGAGAAGATCGCCGGCCTCGCCGAGAAGGCCCTCGCCCTGGAAATCAAGGTCAGTCGTCACACCGAGAAGAGCGGCGCCGCCGGTAACGACCGCGTCGAACTCACCCTCATCGGCAAGGGCCCCATCGTTCGGGCCGAAGCGGAGGGCAGCGACAAGTACGCGGCATTCGACATTGCGCTCGGACGGCTTCTCGAACGTGTGCGCCGGGCCAAGGACCGCCGCAAGGTGCACCGCGGCGGCGCCCACCGCCCGACCTCGCTGCACGAGGCTTCGGCCTCCGGCTTCGCGGTCATCGACATCGTTCCCGCCGACGGCGACACCCTCGAGCGAGTGCGCACCGGTGCGATTCAGGTCGTTCCGGACGACGCCCAGGTCGCCGCAGACGAAGCCGACGAGGCCGAAGAGGTGTACAGCCCGGTCGTCATCCGACGGAAGGTTTTCGCCGCCGCCCCGATGACAGTGGATGACGCACTCTATTTCATGGAACTCGTCGGACACGACTTCTACCTGTTCCAGGACGCCGAAACGCACCGGCCCAGCGTGGTCTACCGGCGCAAGGGCTGGGACTACGGGGTCATCGAGCTGGACGACAATGCCGTGGATGCGCGTGCGCTGGCGTCCGTTGCCAGCGAGTCCGGCTACTGA
- a CDS encoding Rv3235 family protein, producing the protein MSDPLAEPDRRRPQEANPPNLPEPSAGAASGHPERESAEGFIADDFFGHQPSSRSTLPDPEPLLINLTRCVIEVLAGARELDQLARWVSDDVYRHLLKRVVLSARARAVKGQRAQRPAITIGRVTINEPRDGIIEAVVIVHSKVRVRAVAVRLEGLDNRWRASAINVL; encoded by the coding sequence ATGAGCGATCCACTTGCCGAGCCTGACCGCCGCCGCCCACAGGAGGCGAACCCGCCGAACCTGCCCGAGCCCTCAGCCGGGGCGGCGTCCGGCCACCCGGAGCGCGAATCCGCCGAGGGGTTCATCGCCGATGACTTCTTCGGCCACCAGCCCAGTTCGCGCAGCACGTTGCCAGATCCCGAGCCGTTGCTGATCAACCTCACCCGGTGCGTCATCGAGGTGTTGGCTGGGGCCAGGGAGCTCGACCAGCTGGCCAGGTGGGTGAGCGACGACGTCTACCGGCACCTGCTCAAACGCGTGGTGCTCTCGGCTAGGGCCAGAGCGGTGAAGGGCCAGCGGGCGCAACGCCCGGCCATCACCATCGGGCGGGTCACCATCAACGAGCCCAGGGACGGCATCATCGAGGCCGTCGTCATCGTGCACAGCAAGGTTCGGGTGCGCGCGGTGGCCGTGCGCCTCGAGGGGCTCGACAACCGCTGGCGGGCCAGCGCCATCAACGTGCTCTGA
- a CDS encoding PAS domain-containing sensor histidine kinase, whose translation MSTLSDLVLAQGRNNAEDVDWLHMLVADGQLLADLAFADIVVWVPTIGGSFVAVAHARPSSAATLFYRDFVGQDIKAEWRKQVTEAFDTAKIIDTTAPDWYEETPTRVRAIPVRRRISSSGAEITPEPIAVLTRHTNLSETRTPGRQELTFNDCANDLFAMIASGDFPDLGAPTGPRRGAPRASDGLIRLDLDGVTTFASPNALSAFNRMGFADELEGESLAEVTTSLLTGKAVVDESLPLVVTGRAPWRTDIEARGVTVSLRAIPIRNRGERIGAIVLSRDVTELRHQERELITKDATIREIHHRVKNNLQTVASLLRIQARRTHSDTAREALNQAMRRVAAIAVVHDTLSSGLSQNVDFDAVFDRVLLLIAEVASAHNTTAHPTSSGSFGILPSAYATPLALALTELVTNAVEHGLAGREGEVAIEAERNEETLTVRVRDNGSGMPEGKVGSGLGTQIVRTLIQGELSGTIDWHTMMDSGTEVTIEIPLRFMEFD comes from the coding sequence GTGTCGACGCTCAGTGATCTCGTACTTGCCCAGGGCCGCAACAATGCGGAGGACGTCGACTGGCTGCACATGCTCGTCGCCGACGGCCAGCTGCTGGCCGACCTCGCCTTCGCCGACATCGTGGTGTGGGTGCCCACCATCGGTGGCAGCTTCGTCGCCGTCGCGCACGCAAGGCCCTCCAGTGCCGCCACCCTGTTCTACCGGGACTTCGTGGGCCAGGACATCAAGGCCGAGTGGCGCAAGCAGGTCACGGAGGCGTTCGACACCGCCAAGATCATCGACACGACTGCGCCGGACTGGTACGAAGAGACCCCCACCAGGGTGCGGGCCATCCCGGTGCGCCGTCGGATCAGCTCCAGCGGTGCAGAGATCACGCCAGAGCCGATCGCCGTGCTCACCCGGCACACCAATCTCAGCGAGACGCGCACCCCCGGCCGCCAGGAACTGACCTTCAACGACTGCGCCAACGACCTGTTCGCCATGATCGCCTCCGGTGACTTCCCCGATCTCGGCGCCCCCACCGGCCCGCGCCGCGGCGCGCCCCGCGCGTCGGACGGCCTGATCCGGCTCGACCTGGACGGGGTCACCACATTCGCCAGTCCGAACGCGCTCTCGGCGTTCAACCGGATGGGCTTCGCCGACGAACTCGAGGGTGAGTCGCTCGCCGAGGTGACCACCAGCCTGCTCACCGGCAAGGCCGTCGTCGACGAATCCCTGCCCCTCGTCGTCACCGGCCGGGCACCTTGGCGCACCGACATCGAGGCCAGAGGGGTGACGGTGTCGCTGCGCGCGATTCCGATCCGCAACCGGGGCGAACGGATCGGCGCCATCGTGCTGTCCCGCGACGTCACCGAACTGCGGCACCAGGAACGCGAACTGATCACCAAGGATGCCACCATCCGGGAGATCCACCACCGGGTGAAGAACAACCTGCAGACCGTCGCGTCGCTGCTGCGGATCCAGGCCAGGCGCACCCATTCGGACACCGCTCGCGAAGCCCTCAACCAGGCCATGCGCCGGGTCGCGGCCATCGCCGTCGTGCACGACACCCTCTCCTCCGGCCTGAGCCAGAACGTGGACTTCGACGCCGTGTTCGACAGGGTGCTGCTGCTCATCGCCGAAGTGGCCTCCGCGCACAACACGACGGCGCACCCCACCTCCTCCGGCAGCTTCGGGATCCTGCCCAGCGCCTACGCGACCCCGCTGGCCCTGGCCTTGACCGAACTCGTCACCAACGCCGTCGAGCACGGGCTCGCCGGGCGGGAGGGCGAAGTGGCCATCGAGGCGGAGCGCAACGAGGAGACCCTCACCGTGCGCGTGCGCGACAACGGGTCCGGCATGCCGGAAGGCAAGGTCGGATCGGGGCTCGGGACCCAGATCGTGCGCACGCTCATCCAGGGTGAGTTGAGCGGCACGATCGACTGGCACACGATGATGGACAGCGGCACCGAGGTCACCATCGAGATCCCGCTGCGCTTCATGGAATTCGACTGA
- a CDS encoding DUF1684 domain-containing protein: protein MTVPSPTPAAAPVLSDDIVATAAAGWPQWRSGRLASVTAPTGNLALVETRWLAEDGPDQDAAVAEAEAAVAPGVTVTTLQRTDLSTGRPERGLRIWDAASPGIVHFDTVTGWEFDPAWVVSARFTPIDAANTVSFEHIRDNGGTRDLVVPGDITFTLHGTDHRLSAFDDGGTLLLVFGDTTNSADDDTASYEAGRFLFVERPPHAFGEAGDVVLDFNRAFVPPCGFSVHYNCPLPPRNNRFGFPVTAGEKLVRFRDGHTLY, encoded by the coding sequence ATGACCGTTCCGTCCCCCACCCCAGCCGCCGCACCGGTACTGTCCGACGACATCGTTGCGACCGCCGCAGCCGGCTGGCCGCAGTGGCGTTCCGGCCGTCTGGCCTCCGTCACGGCGCCGACGGGCAACCTGGCCCTGGTCGAGACCCGGTGGCTCGCCGAGGACGGCCCAGACCAGGACGCCGCCGTCGCCGAGGCCGAGGCCGCCGTGGCACCGGGCGTCACCGTCACGACGCTGCAGCGCACAGACCTCAGCACAGGCCGGCCAGAGCGAGGCCTCCGGATCTGGGACGCCGCGTCACCCGGGATCGTGCACTTCGACACCGTGACCGGCTGGGAATTCGACCCCGCCTGGGTCGTCAGCGCCCGGTTCACCCCCATCGACGCCGCCAACACGGTGTCCTTCGAGCACATCAGGGACAACGGCGGCACCAGGGACCTGGTCGTTCCCGGCGACATCACCTTCACGCTGCACGGCACCGACCACCGGCTCAGCGCGTTCGACGACGGCGGAACCCTGCTCCTCGTCTTCGGCGACACCACCAACTCGGCCGACGACGACACGGCCAGCTACGAGGCCGGCCGGTTCCTCTTCGTCGAACGGCCCCCGCACGCGTTCGGCGAGGCCGGCGATGTCGTGCTCGACTTCAACCGGGCGTTCGTGCCGCCGTGCGGCTTCTCCGTGCACTACAACTGTCCGTTGCCGCCGCGCAACAACCGCTTCGGGTTCCCGGTCACAGCCGGCGAGAAGCTGGTGCGGTTCCGCGACGGCCACACCCTCTACTGA